In Alkalihalobacillus sp. TS-13, the following are encoded in one genomic region:
- a CDS encoding protein kinase family protein translates to MQFTPPNPAGQVVIQSDQLIQKPSEYTLVGKGRSAFVFKDERYNTAVKVFFTQFADLAKQEGEIYKRLSDSPFFPEIYDVGPDFIVMEYIEGHTFYECLQKGIPITDDMIDKVDEALDFARSKGLNPSDIHLRNLIFTTDGAVKVIDVVRFTQDKKCRQWDDLKRGYHRYYKKLSFKKIPKTIIELIALYYKKVIVPLRSKELTD, encoded by the coding sequence ATGCAATTCACACCTCCAAATCCAGCGGGTCAGGTTGTCATTCAATCCGATCAATTGATTCAAAAGCCATCTGAGTATACATTGGTCGGAAAAGGCAGAAGTGCGTTTGTATTTAAGGATGAAAGATATAACACTGCAGTGAAAGTGTTTTTTACTCAATTTGCTGATCTTGCAAAACAGGAAGGCGAAATATACAAGAGACTTAGCGATTCCCCATTCTTTCCTGAGATCTATGATGTGGGACCGGATTTTATTGTAATGGAGTATATTGAAGGTCATACCTTTTATGAATGTTTGCAAAAAGGAATTCCGATCACAGACGATATGATCGACAAAGTGGATGAGGCGTTGGATTTCGCCAGATCAAAAGGTCTTAATCCATCGGACATCCACCTGCGTAATCTCATTTTTACAACTGATGGGGCCGTCAAGGTGATCGATGTGGTGCGTTTCACGCAAGATAAAAAATGTCGTCAATGGGATGATCTGAAACGTGGCTATCACCGATACTATAAGAAGTTATCATTTAAAAAAATTCCGAAGACGATCATTGAACTGATTGCCCTCTATTATAAAAAAGTGATTGTACCACTCCGTTCAAAAGAACTTACCGATTGA
- a CDS encoding YjcZ family sporulation protein — MSDAVGGVNTGKVAVLVLILFILLIIVGAAASRPRRRRRGFCGW, encoded by the coding sequence ATGAGTGATGCAGTAGGTGGTGTAAATACAGGAAAAGTAGCAGTATTGGTTCTGATCCTGTTCATTCTTCTTATAATCGTCGGAGCAGCAGCTTCTAGACCAAGACGTCGACGTCGCGGCTTCTGTGGTTGGTAA
- a CDS encoding glycosyl hydrolase family 18 protein: MKKLTMILFSLSLVLTACGGNNNPGTNASPENTEANPHPSPESNEAKIQEVNPKDTKHGKMQIETIGFLEPIDPNKAVNEVKKVGKHLSNVAFFSYQVKADGSLTPIKDEAAIAEAKKAGATPMMVLTNFTEGNFSPDIAHTIFTDKKANKALIQNVLTTMKQKGYEALNIDFEHIREKDRELYNGFLDTILPQVRKAGHTVSTALAPKKSDEEAGPWHGAHDYKRHGELADYVILMTYEWGWSGGPPMAVSPIPQVREVVEYALSKIPPEKIVMGAPLYGYDWTLPYEKGGKFAKRLSPKEAADLATKENVEVQYDNKSQAPHFKYKDDQGKEHEVWFENEQSMQAKFNLVKEYKLRGLAYWVLGEEFPENWTMLEDQFTIKKP; this comes from the coding sequence ATGAAGAAATTAACAATGATCTTATTTTCACTATCCCTTGTTTTGACGGCTTGTGGTGGTAATAACAACCCTGGCACTAATGCCAGTCCGGAAAATACCGAAGCAAATCCGCATCCGTCACCTGAATCCAATGAGGCGAAAATTCAAGAGGTCAATCCGAAAGACACCAAGCATGGAAAAATGCAGATTGAAACAATCGGATTCTTAGAACCCATCGACCCGAATAAAGCAGTCAATGAAGTAAAAAAGGTTGGGAAACACTTGTCAAACGTCGCTTTTTTCAGCTATCAGGTCAAGGCCGATGGAAGTTTGACCCCGATCAAGGATGAAGCTGCAATTGCAGAGGCGAAAAAAGCTGGCGCTACACCGATGATGGTACTTACGAATTTTACAGAAGGGAATTTTTCACCTGATATCGCCCACACCATTTTTACGGATAAGAAAGCGAACAAGGCTCTGATCCAAAATGTTTTAACAACGATGAAACAAAAAGGATATGAAGCATTAAACATCGATTTTGAGCATATCCGCGAAAAGGATCGTGAGCTGTATAATGGATTTCTTGACACAATCCTCCCGCAAGTAAGAAAGGCAGGTCACACCGTTTCAACAGCTCTGGCTCCTAAAAAGAGTGATGAAGAAGCAGGTCCCTGGCATGGTGCACATGATTATAAACGTCATGGAGAGTTAGCTGATTACGTGATCCTGATGACGTATGAGTGGGGCTGGTCAGGCGGTCCTCCAATGGCAGTTTCTCCGATTCCTCAAGTAAGAGAAGTAGTAGAATATGCTTTATCCAAAATACCGCCAGAGAAAATTGTTATGGGTGCACCACTTTATGGCTATGATTGGACCCTGCCATACGAAAAGGGTGGTAAGTTTGCAAAACGATTGTCTCCAAAAGAGGCTGCTGATCTCGCTACCAAAGAAAATGTGGAGGTCCAATACGATAATAAATCTCAGGCACCACATTTCAAATATAAAGATGATCAAGGAAAAGAACATGAGGTCTGGTTCGAAAATGAGCAAAGTATGCAAGCAAAATTCAATCTTGTGAAAGAATACAAACTTAGAGGACTTGCGTATTGGGTACTCGGAGAAGAGTTTCCTGAAAACTGGACGATGTTAGAGGATCAATTTACGATCAAAAAACCGTAA